One stretch of Psilocybe cubensis strain MGC-MH-2018 chromosome 6, whole genome shotgun sequence DNA includes these proteins:
- a CDS encoding Pre-mRNA-processing-splicing factor 8 encodes MSFPPPPPGFRPPPPPGMAAPANEASGSRLPAEVIAQKSQKWVQMQRKRYGEKRKGGYVDMGKQDLPPEHVRKIIKDHGDMSNRKFRNDKRVHLGALKYVPHAVMKLLENIPYPWEQVREVPVLYHITGAITFVNEIPRVIEPVYHAQWSTMWLAMRREKRDRRHFKRMRFPPFDDEEPPLDYGDNVLDVDPLEAIQLDLDEEEDSAIIDWFYDPKPLIDTASVNGPSYKYWSLSLPVMANLYRLGRTLLSDQADKNSTYLFDKNAFFTAKALNMAIPGGPKFEPLYRDMDTFDEDWNEFNDINKVIIRQQIRTEYKVAFPHLYNSLPRSVRISPYHYPKNVYIRTDDPDLPAFYFDPLINPISLRGHVPKNAPLISHEDSIFGPNDQDEDNFVLPEQVEPFLANKDLENDLTADGIALWWAPEPYGRRSGRMRRAQDVPLVKNWYLEHCPPGQPVKVRVSYQKLLKCFVLNELRTRPEKAMSKKNLFRQLKATKFFQTTKLDWVEAGLQVCRQGYNMLNLLIHRKNLNYLHLDYNMNLKPVKTLTTKERKKSRFGNAFHLCREILRLTKLVVDAHVQFRLGNVDAFQLADALQYIFAHIGALTGMYRYKYKLMRQVRMTKDLKHLIYYRFNTGPVGKGPGCGFWAPGWRVWLFFMRGIVPLLERWLGNLLARQFEGRNSKGVAKTVTKQRVESHYDLELRAAVMHDILDMMPESIKQNKSKTILQHLSEAWRCWKANIPWKVPGMPTAIENIILRYIKSKADWWCSVAHYNRERIRRGATVDKAVVKKNLGRLTRLYLKAEQERQHGYLKDGPYISAEEAVAIYTATVHWLESRKFAPIPFPPLSYKHDTKLLVLALEKLKEAYSVKGRLNQSQREELALIEQAYDNPHECLSRIKRLLLTQRAFKEAGIEFFDTYDKLIPCYDIEPVEKITDAYLDQFLFFEADKRGLFPAWIKPADTEPPPLLVYKWCQGINNLTDIWETSEGECNVLMETVLSKVYEKIDLTLLNRLLRLILDHNLADYITAKNNTNMAHTNAFGLIRGLQFSAFVFQYYGLVLDLLILGLQRASEMAGPPQMPNNFLQYRDSATETRHPIRLYSRYVDRLHILFRFTADEARDLIQRYLSANPDPTNNNVIGYNNKRCWPRDCRMRLIKHDVNLGRAVFWNIKQRLPRSLTTIEWEDTFVSVYSQNNPQLLFSMCGFEIRILPKIRTMSGEQFSLKDAVWNLTNEQSKERTAQAFLRVSDEGVQQFNNRIRQVLMSSGSTTFSKIVNKWNTALIGLMTYYREAVIHTNELLDSLVKAENKIQTRVKIGLNSKMPSRFPPVVFYTPKELGGLGMLSMGHVLIPQSDLRWSKQTDVAVTHFRAGMTHEEDQLIPNLYRYLQPWEAEFLDSARVWSEYSMKRKEANAQNRRLTLEDLEDSWDRGIPRINTLFQKDRHTLAYDRGWRVRTDWKQYQLLKHNPFWWTSQRHDGKLWQLNNYRVDVIAALGGVEGILEHTLFKGTYFPTWEGLFWEKASGFEESMRYKKLTNAQRSGLNQIPNRRFTLWWSPTINRANVYVGFQVQLDLTGIFMHGKIPTLKISLIQIFRAHLWQKIHESVVMDLCQVFDQELEPLQIETVQKETIHPRKSYKMNSSCADILLFSAYKWNISRPSLVTDVKDVLDGTTSNKFWIDVQLRWGDFDTHDIERYTRAKFLDYVSDSMSIYPSPTGVMIGMDLAYNLWSAYGNWFPGMKPLIQQAMAKIMKANPACHVLRERIRKGLQLYSSEPTEPYLNSQNYSELFSNQIIWFVDDTNVYRVTIHKTFEGNLTTKPINGAIFIFNPRSGQLFLKIIHTSVWAGQKRLGQLAKWKTAEEVAALVRSLPVEEQPKQVIVTRKGMLDPLEVHLLDFPNIVIKGSELQLPFQACMKMEKFGDLILRATQPQMVLFSLYDDWLKSISSYTAFSRLILLLRGLHVNNEKAKIILHPDKSTITEPHFVWPTLSDEEWIKVEIAMKELILADFGKRNSVNIASLTVSEVRDIILGQEIAAPSVQRQQMAELEKSTEAQSQITAVQTKTTNVHGDTIQTVTTTNYEQQVFSSKSDWRVRAISATHLPLRLQHIYVSNDDVKDDAASFTYVLPKNVLRAFITAADLRTQVAAFLYGVSPPDNKQVKEIKAIAWVPQRGSNNDVELPSQLPKDDFLLKDLEPLGWIKTQSLEIPHLSPKDVTAQAKLMADHPEWGSSSICLTASFTPGSVSLSAHSLTVPGFEWGRKNQDTSMNPPGFNPNMSDRVQLLLSDRILGMTLVPEGRVWNYGIGLTQLWSPTLSYSMTLDTPLLFWAEEHRPAAFLTFANLEQGEDSADVENSFA; translated from the exons CGTACAAGTACTGGTCACTGTCGCTTCCCGTCATGGCTAACTTGTACCGTCTAGGAAGAACCCTTCTTTCCGACCAAGCCGACAAAAACTCCACTTACTTATTCGACAAGAATGCCTTCTTTACTGCTAAGGCACTCAACATGGCGATTCCTGGTGGGCCGAAATTTGAACCTCTCTATCGTGACATGGATACGTTTGACGAAGACTGGAATGAATTCAACGATATCAATAAAGTCATCATTCGTCAACAAATTAGAACTGAATACAAGGTCGCATTCCCGCATCTATACAACTCGCTTCCTCGTTCTGTTCGCATTTCGCCTTACCACTATCCCAAGAATGTATACATTCGCACGGATGATCCAGATTTACCTGCATTCTATTTCGACCCTCTTATCAACCCAATTTCACTTCGTGGACATGTCCCAAAAAATGCACCACTCATCTCACATGAAGATAGCATTTTTGGGCCAAATGATCAAGATGAAGACAACTTTGTCTTGCCTGAACAAGTCGAACCTTTCCTTGCAAATAAGGATCTTGAAAACGACTTGACTGCTGATGGTATTGCCCTCTGGTGGGCCCCTGAACCATACGGTCGTCGATCTGGCCGCATGAGGAGGGCTCAGGATGTGCCACTTGTTAAGAATTGGTACCTCGAACACTGCCCCCCTGGCCAACCGGTCAAAGTTCGAGTTTCCTACCAGAAGCTCCTCAAGTGCTTCGTTCTAAATGAGTTGAGGACTCGACCGGAAAAGGCGATGTCGAAGAAGAACCTCTTCCGCCAGCTTAAAGCGACTAAATTCTTCCAGACGACCAAATTGGATTGGGTCGAAGCAGGTCTTCAAGTCTGTAGACAAGGTTATAACATGCTCAACCTTTTAATTCATCGCAAGAATTTGAACTACCTCCACCTGGATTACAACATGAACTTGAAACCCGTCAAGACCCTCACCACGAAGGAGCGCAAGAAATCTCGTTTCGGAAATGCTTTTCATTTGTGTCGAGAGATTCTTCGCCTTACGAAACTTGTTGTCGACGCCCATGTTCAATTCCGCCTTGGAAACGTGGATGCCTTTCAGTTGGCCGACGCCTTGCAGTACATTTTTGCGCATATCGGTGCCCTGACTGGCATGTACCGTTACAAGTACAAGCTTATGCGACAAGTGCGAATGACCAAGGATCTCAAACATTTGATATACTACCGTTTCAATACAGGGCCTGTCGGCAAAGGTCCTGGTTGTGGATTCTGGGCACCTGGATGGCGTGTATGGTTGTTCTTTATGCGTGGAATTGTGCCTCTTTTGGAGAGATGGCTAGGCAACTTGCTCGCTCGTCAATTCGAAGGCAGAAACAGTAAAGGTGTTGCAAAAACAGTCACGAAGCAGCGTGTCGAGTCCCATTATGATCTTGAGCTACGGGCGGCTGTCATGCACGATATTTTGGACATGATGCCAGAGTCTATCAAGCAAAATAAATCCAAGACCATTTTGCAGCATCTTTCAGAGGCTTGGCGGTGCTGGAAAGCTAACATACCTTGGAAAGTACCTGGTATGCCTACTGCTATCGAAAACATCATTCTTCGATACATTAAGAGCAAGGCCGACTGGTGGTGCTCTGTGGCTCACTATAATCGGGAACGTATTCGTCGTGGCGCTACCGTGGACAAGGCTGTCGTCAAGAAGAATCTTGGCCGTCTCACTCGTTTATATCTGAAGGCCGAGCAAGAGAGACAGCACGGTTATCTTAAAGATGGTCCATATATCAGTGCAGAGGAAGCAGTTGCTATTTACACAGCGACGGTCCACTGGCTTGAGAGCAGGAAATTCGCACCCATTCCCTTCCC TCCTCTTTCCTACAAGCACGATACCAAACTTTTAGTTTTAGCACTGGAAAAATTGAAAGAAGCTTACTCCGTAAAAG GACGTCTCAATCAATCGCAGCGTGAGGAGCTGGCGCTCATCGAACAAGCCTATGATAATCCTCACGAGT GTCTTTCTCGTATCAAACGTCTTTTGCTCACCCAACGAGCGTTCAAGGAAGCCGGAATTGAGTTCTTCGATACTTACGACAAACTCATCCCTTGTTACGATATTGAGCCAGTAGAAAAAATTACAGACGCC TATCTCGATcaattcctcttcttcga GGCTGATAAACGAGGTCTTTTCCCGGCTTGGATCAAACCTGCT GATACCGAGCCACCTCCATTGCTCGTGTACAAA TGGTGCCAAGGAATAAATAACTTAACTGACATCTGGGAAACAAGTGAGGGAGAGTGTAACGTGCTCATGGAAACTGTCCTTTCAAAGGTTTACGAGAAGATTGACCTTACCCTTCTCAATCGACTTCTACGGTTGATCCTCGACCACAATCTGGCGGACTACATTACGGCCAAAAACAATACCA ATATGGCCCACACTAATGCATTTGGTTTGATTCGTGGTCTCCAATTCTCCGCCTTTGTTTTCCAATACTACGGCTTGGTCCTTGATTTGCTCATCCTTGGCTTGCAACGCGCTAGTGAAATGGCGGGCCCACCTCAGATGCCCAACAATTTCTTACAGTACCGTGATTCGGCTACCGAAACCCGACACCCCATTCGACTCTACTCTCGCTATGTTGACCGCCTGCATATTTTGTTTAGGTTTACCGCTGACGAAGCGCGCGATCTAATTCAGCGCTACCTCTCTGCGAATCCCGATCCCACAAACAATAATGTCATCGGTTACAACAACAAACGATGCTGGCCTCGAGATTGCCGAATGCGGTTGATAAAGCACGATGTCAATCTTGGACGTGCAGTTTTCTGGAATATCAAACAGCGCTTGCCCCGGTCGTTGACCACCATTGAATGGGAAGATACTTTCGTCAGTGTTTACTCCCAGAACAATCCCCAACTCTTGTTCTCGATGTGTGGCTTTGAAATACGCATTCTACCTAAGATTAGAACCATGTCGGGAGAGCAGTTCTCGTTGAAGGATGCAGTATGGAACCTAACCAACGAGCAGTCGAAGGAACGGACCGCTCAAGCCTTCCTGAGGGTCTCAGATGAAG GTGTTCAACAGTTCAACAATCGCATTAGGCAGGTTTTGATGAGCTCCGGTTCGACAACATTCTCGAAGATTGTCAACAAGTGGAACACAGCACTTATCGGTCTCATGACTTACTATCGCGAAGCCGTTATACACACCAATGAGCTCCTAGACTCTTTGGTCAAGGCTGAAAATAAGATCCAGACTCGCGTTAAAATTGGTCTCAATAGTAAAATGCCTTCTCGTTTCCCTCCCGTGGTTTTCTACACACCAAAG GAGCTGGGAGGTCTTGGAATGTTGTCAATGGGACATGTCCTGATTCCACAGAGCGACCTTCGATGGTCAAAGCAAACCGACGTCGCAG ttactcacttccgTGCTGGCATGACTCACGAGGAAGATCAACTGATTCCCAATTTATATCGTTATCTCCAACCATGGGAGGCTGAATTTTTGGATTCCGCCCGTGTCTGGTCGGAGTActcgatgaagaggaaggaagCCAACGCCCAAAACCGTCGCCTCACTCTGGAAGATTTGGAAGATAGTTGGGACAGAGGTATTCCTCGTATTAACACCTTGTTCCAGAAGGACAGACACAC TCTGGCTTACGATCGCGGTTGGCGTGTACGCACAGACTGGAAGCAATACCAGTTATTGAAACA TAATCCATTCTGGTGGACATCCCAGCGCCATGATGGTAAACTTTGGCAACTGAACAATTATCGAGTGGACGTTATCGCCGCCCTGGGTGGTGTAGAAGGTATCCTtgaacataccttgttcaaAGGAACGTACTTCCCAACTTGGGAAG GTCTTTTCTGGGAGAAGGCGTCTGGATTTGAGGAGTCAATGCGATACAAAAAGTTGACCAATGCCCAGCGGTCAGGTCTTAATCAAATCCCCAATCGTCGCTTTACCCTATGGTGGAGTCCAACCATTAATCGTGCCAATGTGTATGTTGGTTTCCAAGTGCAACTTGATCTCACTGGTATTTTCAT GCATGGAAAAATTCCTACTCTTAAAATCAGTTTGATCCAAATTTTCCGTGCCCACTTATGGCAGAAAA TTCATGAAAGTGTGGTTATGGACTTG TGTCAAGTGTTTGATCAGGAATTGGAGCCTCTCCAAATCGAGACCGTCCAAAAGGAAACAATCCACCCTCGTAAGAGTTACAAAATGAATTCATCATGTGCAGAcatccttcttttctctgcCTATAAG TGGAACATTTCTCGCCCCTCACTTGTCACCGAC GTAAAAGATGTCCTTGACGGAACCACAAGTAACAAATTCTGGATCGATGTTCAGTTGAGATGGGGTGATTTCGATACCCATGATATCGAACGATACACTCGAGCCAAATTTTTGGATTATGTTTCCGATTCTATGAGTATTTATCCCTCCCCCACCGGCGTTATGATAGGCATGGACTTGGCTTATAATTTGTGGTCCGCATACGGAAACTGGTTCCCTGGAATGAAGCCCTTGATTCAACAGGCGATGGCGAAGATCATGAAAGCGAATCCAGCCTGCCACGTCCTGCGAGAGCGCATCCGAAAGGGTCTGCAGTTATATTCTTCGGAACCCACGGAACCGTACCTTAATAGTCAG AATTATTCGGAACTGTTCTCAAATCAAATCATCTGGTTTGTGGATGACACCAACGTTTATCGTGTAACTAT CCACAAGACTTTCGAGGGTAATTTGACTACTAAACCCATCA ATGGCGctatcttcatcttcaatccaCGGTCTGGTCAATTATTCCTCAAAATTATTCACACCAGTGTATGGGCGGGACAGAAACGTCTTGGCCAATTAGCTAAATGGAAAACTGCTGAAGAAGTTGCGGCCTTGGTCCGTTCTCTTCCCGTGGAAGAACAACCCAAACAAGTGATTGTCACTCGAAAGGGAATGTTGG ATCCTTTGGAGGTCCATCTTCTTGATTTCCCTAACATCGTCATCAAGGGTAGCGAACTGCAGTTGCCATTCCAGGCATGTATGAAAATGGAGAAATTCGGTGATCTTATTTTG AGGGCCACACAGCCTCAAATGGTTCTGTTCAGTCTTTACG ACGACTGGCTGAAGTCGATTTCAAGTTATACGGCATTTTCACGGTTAATTCTACTTCTTCGTGGCCTGCATGTCAACAATGAAAAGGCTAAAATCATCTTGCATCCTGATAAATCCACAATCACGGAGCCTCATTTCGTTTGGCCAACTCTCAGCGATGAAGAATGGATCAAAGTTGAAATTGCTATGAAAGAGCTCATCCTTGCT GATTTCGGCAAACGCAACAGTGTCAACATCGCGTCATTGACTGTGAGCGAAGTTCGGGATATCATCTTAGGTCAAGAAATCGCGGCACCTTCAGTCCAGCGCCAGCAAATGGCCGAATTGGAAAAGAGTACTGAAGCGCAGAGCCAGATCACTGCTGTCCAAAC GAAAACTACGAATGTTCATGGAGACACGATACAAACAGTGACCA CTACCAACTATGAACAACAGGTTTTCAGTAGTAAATCGGATTGGCGTGTGCGTGCTATTTCTGCCACACATCTTCCTCTGCGCCTGCAACACATCTATGTTTCGAACGACGATGTCAAAGACGATGCTGCTTCATTTACATACGTCTTGCCGAAGAATGTTCTCCGTGCTTTTATCACTGCTGCGGACCTCCGAACCCAAGTAGCAGCCTTTTTGTATGGAGTGTCGCCGCCAGATAATAAACAAGTCAAAGAGATCAAG GCCATTGCTTGGGTTCCTCAGAGAGGTAGTAATAACGATGTCGAGCTTCCCTCACAGCTGCCCAAGGACGATTTCCTTCTCAAGGATCTCGAACCTTTAGGATGGATTAAGACACAATCTCTCGAAATCCCTCACCTTTCACCGAAAGACGTCACCGCTCAAGCCAAACTGATGGCGGATCATCCTGAATGGGGCTCATCCTCCATCTGCTTGACAGCCTCTTTTACTCCAGGTTCCGTTTCTCTGTCAGCTCATTCTTTGACAGTTCCTGGCTTTGAATGGGGAAGAAAGAACCAAGATACATCCATGAATCCTCCG GGTTTCAATCCGAATATGTCTGATCGCGTGCAACTACTTCTTTCTGACCGCATTCTTGGGATGACCCTCGTTCCCGAAGGACGAGTCTGGAACTATGGTATCGGTCTCACACAACTGTGGTCTCCCACCCTCAGCTATTCCATGACTCTTGATACTCCTTTGCTTTTCTGGGCTGAAGAACATCGACCAGCGGCTTTCCTCACA TTTGCCAATCTTGAGCAAGGGGAGGACAGTGCCGATGTTGAAAatagctttgcttga